DNA sequence from the Paraburkholderia azotifigens genome:
GCGCGGCTCGGTGCGCTGACGCTCGTGTTTTTCCGCTGCCTGTTCGGGTTTCTGGCGCTAGCGGCGTATTGCGCGTGGAAGGGCTATTTCGCGCGCCGCCATTTCACGCGACGCACGGTGCTGCTGGCGGCGATTTCGGGCGTGCTGATGGTGACGCAGTGGGTCGGTTTCTTCGATGCGATTCATCGCACGAGCATTGCGGTGGCGACGGTCGTGTTTCATGTGCAGCCGTTCTGGGTCGTGCTGATCGGCGCGGCGCTATTCAACGAGCAGCTGGGCGTCGACCGGCTCGGGTGGATCGCGACCGCGTTCGTGGGACTCGTGCTCGCATCGGGCGTTGCGGCGGCGGGTTCGTTGCAGGGTCACACGAGCTATCTGATCGGGATTGGCGAGGCGCTTGCAGGATCGGTGTTATATGCGAGCGTGACGCTCATTGCCAAAAGTCTCGGCGATTTGCGGCCGCATTTGCTGACGCTCGCGCAGTGTGCTGTTGGTGTCGTGTGTTTGCCGTTTATTGCGCCTTTGGGCGCGGAGCATATTGCGCTTTCGCAGTGGTTCTGGTTGATCGGGATGGGCGTGTTGCACACGGGGCTTTCGTATGTGCTGATTTATGGCGCGCTGCCCAAGCTCACTACGCCCGTTATTGCTGTGCTGCTTTTTGTTTATCCACTAACGGCGATTGCCGTCGATGCCATCGTGTATGGGCGCGCTCTTTCCATCGCGCAGATGAGTGGGATGGTGCTTATCGTCGTCGCCAGTCTTGGGGTTAATCTTGGGTGGCCTTTGGTGTCTGTGTTTAGGGTTCTGGCCGTGCGCCGTTAGGTTCTTTTGTTTTGTCTGCGACGCAGTCGCCATTCTTTTTTTCGCTGGCATCCGCGATTTCGTATCGGTGGGGGGGTGTCAGTAATTTCGTGTTCAAGGCATATCATGCTCCTCAGGAGAACATATGCCTTGAACACGAAATTACTGACACCCCCGGCATCCGCGATGCCGTATCGGTTCGCTAGCGTTGCCCCTGTGCGGGGCGGCACCTACTTTTCTTTGCAGCGGCAAAGAAAAGTAGGCAAAAGAAAGCCGCTCACACCGCCAATTCTTGTGTTTGCCTGCGGGCCCTCCACGGGTCCCGCACTCCACGCGGCGCTGAGCTACTCAATGCTCGTTGCCAGCGCTCCTGGATTCGCATCCCCCACTCCACACTCCCGCGTCACGGACCGCGTTACCAGGAAGTCCCCGGCCGCCCAGGTGGCAAACTGTGTGTAGGCCGTCTCGACGCAAGTGCACCACTCCGGACTGAAAAGCGGGATCGGTGTCGTAGAAGCGCGAACGCGTAAGGTGCGAGAACCTACACACCGTTTGCCACCTGGGCCGCGCAGACGGATCGCTGCCGCTGGCTGTGCTATGAGAGATTGGAGAGGGTGATGCGCCTGTTAAAGGCGCTGGCAACGCACATGAAATAGCGTGTTGCCGTGTGGAGTGCGGGACCCGTAGGGGGCCCGCAGGCAACCACTAGCACTGGCGGTGTGAGCGGCTTTCTTTTGCCTACTTTTCTTTGCCGCTGCAAAGAAAAGTAGGTGCCGCCCCGCACAGGGGCAACGCCCGAAGCACCGATACGAAAACGCGGATGCCAGCAATAAAAAAGCACTCACTGCGGCAGCACGTCTCCTTTAGTCTCCTTAGCAAAAGGAATAACAAACAACCCAACAATAAAAACGAGCGCGGTCAGCGCAACAGGCACCCCAAGCGTATGCATGCTCAACACCGCTGCGCCCAGCAAGAAATTAACGCCTGCTCCGACAAACCGTCCGAACGAAGTACAGAAAGCAAAAGCCGTCGCCCGCACGCGGGTTTCGAACAGTTCAGGCAACCACAAGCTAAACAGCGCAAAATTGCCGCCAAAGAACCCAAGCACAAACAGCCACGCAATAAACGGCGCCAACCCGTTGGGCAAATAAAATGCCCAGCCAAAGCTGCCAATAATCGCCACCGCCATCCCGGCGAAATACACCGCCAGCGTCTTCTTGCGCCCAATCCGCTCAGCAAGCGGCGGCAACGCAAGACAGCCGAGGATCGTGCCGATCGACAGCAGCCCCGTCGCCATCGACGCCATCTTCGTCGCCTCAGGCTTCGCCATACCCGCACGCGTCGCGAGCTGGATCACAGCCGACGGCTCGTACACCGCGCCCGCCCACAAGCCAATGATCGCAATCGTCAGCAGCGCACACATCACCCACGTCCGGCGGCGATACGTCGGCCCGAAAATCTCGCGCATCGGCTTCACGTGCACCACGTCGCGCGCTTCCGCCCGCTGCCATTTCTCCGATTCCTTCACGCGCGTCAAAATCAGGATCGCGATCACCACGGGCACCGCGCCCGTCAGGAACATCGCGCGCCAGCCGAAGTGCACGCCGATCGTGTAATTGAGTGCAGCCGCCAGAAAAAAGCCCGCGTAATAGCCCGTCTGCAGATAGCCCGCGCCCATCTTGCGGCGATCCTCCGGCCACGCTTCCGCGACGTACGTGCCCGCCAGCGCCCATTCGCCGCCAATGCCCACGCCCGCAATGAAGCGATAGATGCCCAGCTCCCACACGTTATGCGCCGTCGCCGACAGGCCCGTGAAGATCGCGAACGTGAAGATCGTGCCCGCCAGCACGCGCGTGCGGCCGAAGCGGTCGGCAAGCGGCCCCCAGATGAACGACAGCCCCCAGCCGACAAGGAACAGCGCAAACAGAATCGAACCGGCCAGGCCGACGTTCGCCGGCGTCGCCGCGTAACCCGAGCGCGGCAGCAACTCGGTGAGCGCCGGCGTTAGCACCAGCGCGTAGATGAACGAGTCCATGCCGTCCAGCGTCCACCCCGCCCACGCGCCCCAAAAGCCGGCAATCTGCGACCGGTTGAGCGGCGTCTTGCGCCGCGCGATACCCGCACTGTCCGAAATCGATGAATTCAACATGCTCCTGCTCCTCCAAGTGCTACGGTTGATAGGTCAACGTCAGACACAGCCGTTTCCCGGCGCATGCGGGTCGCCGCATGGTGAGAGAGGAAGCGCAGCAGCGCCGTGCCTTTACGAAATCCCCGGGTTTGTCCCGCTAGAAATTGTTCGTTTTTATATATAATATTTGATGTCATGAACAACGCAACCGATGGTTTTCCCCTGGCAGGCGCTTCTCAGGCGTCCGCGCCCTTGCTGCCCGCGGCGCATGAGCCGCGCTCCAGCACCCCGCGAGTGATCGCGGAGGCGCTGCGCGCGGCGATCGTCGAAGGCACGCTCGCGCCCGGCGCGCCGCTGCGCCAGGACGCGATCGCGCGGCACTTCTCGGTCAGCGCGATTCCGGTGCGCGAAGCGTTGCGTCAGCTGGAAAGCGAAGGCTGGGTGAAGGTCGAGTTGAACAAGGGCGCGAGCGTCGCGCGGCTCACGCCTGCCGAAGCGCGCGAAATCTACGAGATCCGCTCGGCGCTCGAGAGCCTCGCGATCTCGCTGGCGATTCCGAATCACACGCCCGAGACGCTGCGCGAGGCGGTGGCGCTGTGCAAAGCCGCCGAGAGCGAGCCGGACCCGGCGCTTTACGTGGCGCGCAACGAGGCGTTCCACACCTGCCTTTATGCGCCCGCCAACCGTCCGCAGCTCGCCGAAATGATCGCGGCGCTGCACCGGCGCGGCGAGCGCTATCTGAGATTGAAATTCGGCTTGCCCGCGTACAAGGGCGAGTCCGACGCCGAACACCTGGCGATCCTTGCCGCCGTCGAGCGCCAGGACATCGCCACCGCGCAGTCGCTCATCTCGGCTCACCTGCTGGGCACGGGCGAACTGGTCTACCGTTTCTTGACGGAACGCGCGCAGGCGGAAGCCGCCGCGGCCGCACCGCGCAGAAAGCGCGGACGGCCGGCGCGCACTCCAACTACTATCGGGAGTTGAAGCACCGATGAATCAGCGAGTCGAGTCAGCCAGACTGGAATTGGCACAGTCGACGGGAGCGCAGGCAGACCCTGCCGCGCCGCGCTCCTGGACCACCAAACGCGACGAGAAGCGGCGCAGGCTCGCCGCGATCGAGCCCTGGCTCGACGACGGCATCCTGCCCTCGAACCGCATCGTCGATGCCCTCGAAACGCTGATCCGCCCCGGCGATCGCGTCGCGCTCGAAGGCGACAACCAGAAGCAGGCGGACTTCCTGTCGCGCTCGTTCGCGAAGGTCGATCCGCAGAAAGTGCACGACGTGCATCTGCTGATCTCGAGCATCAGCCGCCCGGAACATCTGACGCTCTTCGAAAAGAACATCGCACACAAGGTCGATTTTTCGTTCGCCGGTCCGCAGAGCCTGCGCGTCGCGCAACTGCTCGAGGACGGCCAGCTCGAAATCGGCGCGATCTATACGTACGTCGAACTGTATGCACGCATGTTCGTCGACCTGACGCCGAACGTCGCGCTGCTGTGCGCCGAGAAAGCCGACCGGCACGGCAATCTCTACACCGGCCCGAATACGGAAGACACGCCGACCATCGCCGAAGCCGCCGCTTTCCGCCACGGCATCGTGATCGTGCAGGTCAACGAGATCGTCGACGAACTGCCGCGCGTCGATATTCCCGCGTCGTGGGTCGACGTCGTCGTTCAGGCCGACCGCCCCTTCGCCGTCGAGCCGCTGTTCACGCGCGATCCGCGTCATATCGGCGACCTGCAGGTGCTCACGGCAATGATGGTCATCAAGGGCATCTACGAGCCGTATGGCGTGAGCTCGCTGAATCACGGCATCGGGTTCGACACGGCCGCAATCGAACTGCTGCTGCCCACGTATGGCGAATCGCTCGGACTCAAAGGCAAGATCTGCCGCAACTGGACGCTCAATCCGCATCCCACGCTGATTCCCGCGATCGAATCCGGCTGGGTCGACAGCGTGCACTGCTTCGGCAGCGAAGTCGGCATGGAAGCGTATATCGAGGCGCGTCCCGACGTGTTCTTCACGGGCAACGACGGCACGCTGCGCTCGAACCGCGTGCTGTGCCAGCTGGCGGGGCAATACGGCGTCGACCTGTTCATCGGCTCGACGCTGCAGATCGACGGCGACGCCAATTCGTCGACGGTGACGCGCGGGCGTCTCGCAGGCTTCGGCGGCGCGCCGAACATGGGCCACGATCCGCGCGGCCGGCGTCATTCGAGCGAAGCGTGGCTCAAGCTGCTGAAGGATCAGGGCGCCGTGTCGCGTGGCAAGAAGCTCGTCGTGCAACTGGCCGAAACGTACAAGAAAGGCGGCGAGCCGACTTTCGTCGATGAACTCGACGCCGTCGCCGTCGGCGCGAAGAGCGGCATGCCCATCGCGCCCGTGATGATCTACGGCGACGACGTCAGCCATGTCGTGACGGAAGAAGGCATCGCCCATCTGCACAAGGCGGAAGGCATCGACGAACGGCGCGCGGCCATCGCCGCCGTCGCGGGCGTGACGCCGATTGGCTTGCGCGCGAAACCGGAAAAGACGGCGGAATTGCGCCGGCGCGGCATCGTCGCGTATCCGGAAGACCTCGGCATCCGGCGCGGCGAAGCGAAGCGCTCGCTGCTCGCGGCGCGCAGCATCGACGATCTCGTCACGTGGTCGGGTGGGCTCTATACGCCGCCGGCACGTTTCCGCAGCTGGTGATGCGATGGCACTGCCCTATGCCATCCCGCGCGACGCGGGCACCTTCGAGCATGCGCATGCGCAGGGCTTCGCGCGTTTGTCCGATGCAACGCTCGCCCGCTTCGCTGTCGAATCGCTGATCGAAGAGGCGCAACTCACGCCGAAGCCCGCACTCGTCGACGCGCGCGGCAGCGGCGCGCACCGCGATCTGGATCTGCCGCTGATGCTGCGCTCCGCGCGCTCGCTCGAACCGACCTTCGCGGCGCTCTCCCGCGCGGCGCGCGGCCGTCTGCCGTCGGCGACGCTGCGCGCGGAACTCGCGCAGATCGGACGCGCAGGCGAACAGGACATGATGCGCGCGACGCACGGCAGCAATGCGCATCGCGGCGCGATCTGGATCGTCGGCTTGCTGGTCGCGGGGGCGTCGGTCGTATTCGACGGCGATACGACGAACGCCGCACCTGCGCTGCCTGCGCAGGCGCACTCCGATGCCGCGCGCGTGTGCAAACTGGCCGCGCAGATCGCCTGCTTTCCCGACCGCTTTGCGGCGCCCGCCGACAGCCATGGCGAGCGCGTGCGTCGGCGGTTCAACGTGGGCGGCGCGCGTCAGGAAGCGCAGGACGGCTTTCCGCACGTGATCGGCGTCGGCTTGCCCGCGCTGCACGCGGCGCGCGCCGCAGGTGCGAAGGGCATCGGCGAAAACGCCGCGCGTCTCGACACGCTGCTCGCAATCATGGCTTCGCTCGACGACACCTGCCTGCTGCATCGCGCGGGGCTCGACGGCCTGCGCGCGGGCCAACGCGGCGCGCGCGCCGTGCTCGCCGCGGGCGGCACATCGACGGCGGCGGGACGTGCTGCGTTCGATGCGCTCGAAGCCGCCCTGCTTACGCTCAACGCTTCCCCCGGCGGCGCGGCCGACCTGCTCGCCGCCACTCTCTTCATCGACAAGCTGGCGCATCACGCGGCCAGCGGGAGCTGACACTGATGGAACAGATGACATTCGACTATCCGGCGCAACGTGCGATCACGACGCGCGCGCATGTGGGCGTCGTCGGATCCGGCGACCTCGAAGTGCTGCTGGCGCCCGCCGATGCGATGAAAGCGACGGTGACCGTGCGCACCAGCGTCGACGGCTATGGGCACATCTGGAAGAGCGTGCTCGACCGCTTCTTCACGCGCTATGACGGCGCGGCGCAGATCGAAATCAACGACTTCGGCGCGACGCCGGGCGTCGTGGCGCTGCGGCTCGCGGAAGCCGCCGAAGCGGCAGACCAGGGAGCGGGCTCATGAGCACGGCAACACTTCAGCATGCGCCCGCGCTGCGCGACAGCTTCATCGAATTGACGGCGCGCGAGCGCGCCCGTGCACTGCTCGACGAAGGCACGTTCCGCGAACTGCTCGGTCCGTTCGACCGCATCGAATCGCCGTGGCTGCCGTTGCAGGGCATCGTCTGTCAGGCCGACGACGGCGCGGTGATCGCACGCGGCACGATCGATGGCCAGCCGGCCGTGATCGCCGCGATCGAATCGGCGTTCCAGGGCGGCAGCATCGGCGAAGTGTCGGGCAGCAAGATCGCGGCGGCGCTCGAACTGGCGCTGCGCGACTGCGAGCGCGGCAAGATCGTGCGCCCCGTCGTGTTGTTCGAAACGGGCGGCGTGCGTCTGCAGGAAGCGAATCTCGGACTGGCCGTGATCGCCGAGATGCAGGCGGCCATCGTCGCGTTGCGGCGTTACGTGCCCGTGGTCGGCGTGATCGCGGGCATGGTCGGCTGCTTCGGCGGCATGTCGCTAGCGGCGGGGCTGTGCTCGTATCTGATCGCGACCAGACAGGGACGCCTCGGCATGAACGGCCCCGAAGTGATCGAGCAGGAAGCGGGCATCGAAGAACTCGATTCGAGCGACCGCCGCCGCGTGTGGCAGATGATCGGCGGCGAACAGCGTGTGGCGACAGGACTCGCCGACACCCTCGTCGACGACGACGCGCATGCCGTGCGCGACGCGATTCGCGACGTGTTCGCGCGCGGCGTGCCGCAAGCGCCCCGCACGGAACAGGTGAGCGCGTATCTGGAACGCCTCGCGCGTATCGATCCCGCCGACGTCACGCCGCAAACGATGCGCAGCGTGTTCGACACAACCGAAGCGGCCGCGCCGCGCAAGGAGCAATCATGAGCGGCACAGCAGACACGCGCGGCATGCGCTGGTTCACGGCGCTGGCAGGCGTTACGTCGACGCACGCGCCTGTGTGGTCCGGCGAGGCCGCGCTGGGCGGCGAAACGGCGAGCTTTTTCTCGATCGTGCCGGACGCCGGCAATCGCTTCCCGCGCGCACGCGATAACGTCGTCGGACTCGAACAGGGCTGGAAACTCGCGCAAGCCGTGCGCGCGGCGGTGGCGCAAGATGCGTCGTCGGAACATAAGCGCCCCATCGTCGCGATCGTCGATGTGAAGAGTCAGGCGTACGGCTATCGCGAAGAGACGCTCGGCATCCATCTGGCGTGCGCCGCCGCCGTCGATGCATATGCGAGCGCGCGCGACGCCGGGCACCCTGTCGTCGCGCTGATCGTCGGACCCGCGATGTCGGGGGCGTTTCTCGCGCACGGCTATCAGGCGAACCGGATCGTCGCGCTCGATGCTCCCGGCACGATGGTGCACGCGATGGGCAAAGAGGCGGCCGCGCGCGTCACGCGCCGCACGGTCGAAGATCTCGACAAACTCGGCGAAACCATCACGCCGATGTCGTACACATTGGCGTCGTTTGCCAAGCTCGGCTTGCTCGATACGCTGATCGAAGGCGTCGATGCCGATGCGCCGACGCAAGCGCAGATCGAACGCGTGCGAGGCGTGCTCGCCGAGGCCGTGCAAGGTGCGCGCTCGGATACGACGCGCGGACTGTCGCGGCGGCTCGAGTCGGAGACGGCCAGGAAGACACGCGCGGCGTCGATCGAAGTGCGGCGGAGGCTCGCCGAACAGTGGGACGCTGCGTGATGCGGGTGTGCGCCACTGCGCCGTTCGCGCCCGCCAATGTGCTCTCTCCGGGCGACACACGCTGGCACGCGCATGACATTCTGCGCGTGCGGCGGCTCGAAGCGTTCGACAACGAACCGGCGTGGGTCCGCGATGCGTTCGCGCGCGCGCCGTTCGTCGTCGTGCGGCGGGCGCAGGCGGTGGCGGGATATGTCGCGGCCGGCGTGCGCGGCGCGGCGCGCAATGAGCGGTACGGGACGTGGACGCGCAGCGAAGATATCGAGGCTGTGCTCAATCCCGAAGCGCTGTTGTCGCTTCGCTCTGCTCTTGCGCCAGAGCGTGCTGCGTTGCCAGTCTTCGTCGCGCTCGATGCGCTGTGTCGCGAGCCGTCGTATCCGGGCTCGTATCCGCGCTCGTATGTCTGGGGGCCAACTGGAAGCGCCGGTTTCGAACTCGCGACAGGGGTACAGACTGTCACCGCGAACAGCGATCTCGATCTGTTGATACGGATGCCGAATCGTTTGACTCACGACGAAGCGGCACGAATCCAGGCTCTGCTCGACCAGCATGCAGCGCAAGCAGGCGTGCGCATCGACGCGCAACTCGAAACGCCGGCGGGTGGTGTGGCGCTCGCCGAATATGCCTCCGGCAAAGCTCGCGTGATGGCGCGGCATGCAGGCGGCCCACAGCTCGTCGCCGATCCCTGGGCGCTGTCTTCGGCGTACCCGTGATGCTCGCTTTTCTTTTCCCCGGCCAGGGCGCGCAATCCGAAGGTTTTCTACATCGTCTCGGCACGCATGCGGCGATTCAGGCGACGCTCGACGAAGCGTGCAACGTGCTCGATGTCGATGTGCTGACGCTCGACACGCGCGCCGCGCTCGAATCGACCGTCGCCGTGCAGACCGGCTTGCTGATCGCGGGCGTCGCGATGCAGCGTGCGCTTGCCGCGGAAGGCCTCGCCCCAGAATTGAGCGCGGGTCTGTCCGTGGGCGCTTACGCGGCCGCCGTGAGCTGCGGCGCGATCGCTTTCGCCGACGCATTGCGCATGGTGCGCAAGCGCGCCGAACTGATGGAGACCGCGTATCCGAATGGCTACGGCCTGTCCGCAATTGCGGGGCTGACGGAACATGAAGTTGAACGGCTCGCCGATGCGCAAGCGCATGAGCTGGACGGCCGCGTCTACGTCGGCAATGTGAACGCGCCGCGCCAGATCGTCGTGGCTGGCTCGGACGCGGCGCTCGACGCATTTAACGCGCGTGCGCTCGCAGCCGGCGCGCGCAAGGCGACGCGGCTTGCCGTCAGCGTGCCGTCGCATTGCGAACTGCTCGCCGCAGCCGCCGATGCGCTGATCGACTACGCGCGCAATGTGCCGTTTCGCGCGCCGTCGAGCGGCTATATCGGCAATCGCGGCGGCCGCGCCCTCTACACGGCAGACGCCCTGCGCGACGACCTCGCCACCAACATGCGCCATACGGTCCGCTGGTTCGACGCGCTGAGCGTGATGGTCGAAATGGGCGCGAAGGTTTTCGTCGAAGCACCGCCCGGCCAGGTGCTGACGGATATCCTCCGCGACCAATATCCGGAGGCGGCGGCGCTCGCAGCGAGCACGTTGCCCTTCGAGCGGCTCGCGCCGACTCTCCGGCGACGCCTCGAATCGGCCGTCTGAAACAGATTCCTTATGCGCATAAATTTTTTAAACTCTTAATGCGCGTGTAGCAAACAAGCGTACGAATCACGCGAATCAGCGCGGCGTCACGAAGCGGAACGTCAGGTTCACACGTTCGCCCTGCACTTTCGGCTCTTTCGGCACGCGATGCCGCCATTCGGCCTGCGTGCGTCCGCGCATCACGAACAGGCTCCCGCCCTTCAGCGGATACGACTGCACGACGCGCGTCTTGTTGTGCTGCAGATCGAAGCGGCGCGTCGAACCGAGGCTCACCGACGCGATCACCGGTTCCTTGCCTAGCTCGGGCTCGCGGTCCGCGTGCCAGCCCATGCTGTCGGCGCCGCTGCGATAGCGGTTGAGCAGCACACTGTTGAACGGCGCGCCGCATGTTGCCTCGACGGCGGCTTTAAGCTCGGCGACGGCGGGCGTCCACGCCGATGGCTCGTTGCGGATGCCCGAGTACACATAGACGGCGTCGGGCTCGCCTTGCCACGCGGTGAGCCGCGGCAGCGGCACTTTTCCTGCCGGCGTGAACATCGAATCCTGCTGCCACGACACTTCCGCGACGATGCGCGCCAGCAGTTGTCTAGCGGCATCGGCGGAAAGCCAGTCGGGAAACCACGCCACATCGGGTATCGGCAAATCGTCGAACAGATCGGCGGACATCGTCTTTCGATCGCGAGCCGATGCGCTCGCGACACTCTCTTTCACGGGAACAGTGGTGATTATCGAACGCGCCATGGCTGCGCGTCACCCGCGCAGCTTGCGCTTTCATTCGTATCTCTGTCGCTGGCGGCGTCCGCGATTCAACTCGTCAGCATCGCGACGTAGAACACGATTGCGCCGATCAGCGCGCCAACGAAGCAGAAACCCTCTTCCGCTTCATCGCCGCGCGAGCGCAGCCAGGCGCCCACGACGCCGAACAGTCCCGCCACGCCGAGCGCGACGAACACCATCACCACATAGAACAGTGCCGTGCGCCCAAGCTCGGAAAAGTCGATGTACCGCACGCTGTAGTAGACGCCGAGCGCCATCAGCGACAGCACGACCATAGGCAGCATCACATGGCTGCCTTCATGCCCGATGTGATGTTCGCGATGCGTGAATCGTGTCGTTTTCATCGTTCGTCCCCCCCAGACCGCAAGCCCGGTTGGCTATCAAGCGCGCTCGCCGGGAGTGTCTCGCGCACCCGGCGGACGGGGAGCGGGACGCGAGGCCTGCCATCGGCAGTCGCTCAATTTCAGAATAGTCCGTTCGGATGCCCAATTCAATAGCCATTTAATAGACATTTAATCGGCAGGACGAAGAACTTCCGACGTTTGATCTGCTGCACCGCAACGAGTCCTATAGAGGCCACATCGCAGGCCGCGTTGCACCCCATCCGGCCGCTTTCGGCAGACGCGCGGAAGTACTTGTAGAATGACTGGCCGCCGTTTTTATGCCGGCGTACGCTGTCAGCGAGTCACCTTCCGCGCGCCGTCCGCGCCCCGCTCCCATCTATGCGCCGCCTATCGTTCTTCATCCGGATCATCGTCATCGGCATCCTGCTGCACGTCTATGTCGGCATCCGGATCATTCCTGAGCTGCCCGTCGACGCCGCCGTAAAAACGCTGTGCGCGTTGTGGCTCGTGCTGTCAGTGCTGCTGATTCCCGTCGGCATGATCGCGCGCTCGATCCAGCGGCAGCCGCTCGGCGACCGGCTCGCGTGGGCCGGGCTGATCGCGCTGGGTCTTTTTTCGTCGTTGCTCGTGCTGACTTTCGCACGCGAGTTGTTCCTGCTCGCCGTCCTGATCGTTCATTCGATCTCGCCGCAAGCCGTGGACCCGGCGCGCTGGGTCGTCGACAGCGCCATCGCCGTCCCTCTGCTCGCGCTGCTGTCCACGGCCATCGGCTTTTTCAACGCGCGGCGGCGCGCGCGCGTCGTATCGATCGACGTGCCGATCGACGATCTGCCGGATGAATTGCATGGCTTCACGATCGTGCAGATCAGCGATATCCACGTCGGTCCGACCATCAAGCGCGGTTACGTCGATGCCATCGTCGATGCGGTGAATCGCCTGGAACCCGATCTGATTGCAGTCACGGGCGATATCGTCGACGGCAGCGTCGAGCATCTCGCCGATCACACGCGGCCGCTGTCGCGGCTGAGCGCGCGGCATGGCGCGTATCTGGTGACGGGGAATCACGAATACTATTCGGGCGCCGATGCGTGGATCGCCGAGTTCCAGCGGCTCGGCCTGCATGTGCTGCTAAACGAGCATGTCGTCGTCGAGCACGATGGCGCGCAGGCGGTGATCGCCGGCGTCACCGATTATTCGGCGGGTCATTTCGATCCCGCGCACGAGAGCGACCCGGCTGCCGCGCTCGAAGGCGCGCCCGGCGATGTGCTGATCAAGGTGCTGCTCGCGCATCAGCCGCGCTCGGCGGAAGCCGCCGCCGATGCGGGCTTCACGCTGCAACTGTCCGGCCATACGCATGGCGGACAGTTCTTTCCGTGGAATTTCGCGGTGCGTCTGCAGCAGCCTTTTGTCGCCGGGCTCGCGCGGCTCGATAACCTGTGGGTCTATACGAGCCGCGGCACCGGGTATTGGGGACCGCCCAAGCGTCTGGGCGCGCCGTCGGAAATCACGCGTTTGCGTCTGGTCGGCAGCGGCGCCTGATACGCGTCAGTTCATTGCGTCACGCTGTGCATCACGCCGTGAGCTTTTGCTCCGGCAGCATCGATCCCGTTTCCTGGAAGCGCGCGTGCCATGCGAACGCTTCGCGCAGCACGTGCGGCGTCTGGCCGCCCAGGCGAAGCGCGTCGCGATAGTAGTCGCGCAGCAGATCCCGATACAACGGATGCACGCAGCGATCGATGATCAGCGACGCACGCTCGCGCGGCGCCAGTCCGCGCAGATCGGCGAGACCGATTTCCGTCACGACGATATCGACGTCATGCTCGTTATGGTCGACGTGCGGCACCATCGGTACGACGCTCGAAATCGCGCCGTCCTTTGCGATCGACTTCGTCGCGAAGATCGCGCACGACGCATTGCGCGCGAAATCGCCCGATCCGCCGATGCCGTTCATCATGTGCGTGCCGCCCACATGCGTCGAGTTCACGTTGCCGTAGATGTCGAACTCGAGCGCCGTGTTCAGCGCGATCAGACCAAGACGCCGAATCACTTCCGGATGGTTGCTGACTTCCTGCGGGCGCAGCACGAGACGGTCGCGATAGCGCGCGAGATCGCCGAATACCTGCGCCTGGCGCTTCTCCGTCAACGTGATCGATGCACCCGACGCGAACGTCACCTTGCCGGCGTCCATCAGATCGAAAGTCGAATCCTGCAGGACTTC
Encoded proteins:
- a CDS encoding biotin-independent malonate decarboxylase subunit beta, coding for MSTATLQHAPALRDSFIELTARERARALLDEGTFRELLGPFDRIESPWLPLQGIVCQADDGAVIARGTIDGQPAVIAAIESAFQGGSIGEVSGSKIAAALELALRDCERGKIVRPVVLFETGGVRLQEANLGLAVIAEMQAAIVALRRYVPVVGVIAGMVGCFGGMSLAAGLCSYLIATRQGRLGMNGPEVIEQEAGIEELDSSDRRRVWQMIGGEQRVATGLADTLVDDDAHAVRDAIRDVFARGVPQAPRTEQVSAYLERLARIDPADVTPQTMRSVFDTTEAAAPRKEQS
- the mdcE gene encoding biotin-independent malonate decarboxylase subunit gamma, with product MSGTADTRGMRWFTALAGVTSTHAPVWSGEAALGGETASFFSIVPDAGNRFPRARDNVVGLEQGWKLAQAVRAAVAQDASSEHKRPIVAIVDVKSQAYGYREETLGIHLACAAAVDAYASARDAGHPVVALIVGPAMSGAFLAHGYQANRIVALDAPGTMVHAMGKEAAARVTRRTVEDLDKLGETITPMSYTLASFAKLGLLDTLIEGVDADAPTQAQIERVRGVLAEAVQGARSDTTRGLSRRLESETARKTRAASIEVRRRLAEQWDAA
- a CDS encoding malonate decarboxylase holo-ACP synthase; this encodes MRVCATAPFAPANVLSPGDTRWHAHDILRVRRLEAFDNEPAWVRDAFARAPFVVVRRAQAVAGYVAAGVRGAARNERYGTWTRSEDIEAVLNPEALLSLRSALAPERAALPVFVALDALCREPSYPGSYPRSYVWGPTGSAGFELATGVQTVTANSDLDLLIRMPNRLTHDEAARIQALLDQHAAQAGVRIDAQLETPAGGVALAEYASGKARVMARHAGGPQLVADPWALSSAYP
- the mdcH gene encoding malonate decarboxylase subunit epsilon; the protein is MLAFLFPGQGAQSEGFLHRLGTHAAIQATLDEACNVLDVDVLTLDTRAALESTVAVQTGLLIAGVAMQRALAAEGLAPELSAGLSVGAYAAAVSCGAIAFADALRMVRKRAELMETAYPNGYGLSAIAGLTEHEVERLADAQAHELDGRVYVGNVNAPRQIVVAGSDAALDAFNARALAAGARKATRLAVSVPSHCELLAAAADALIDYARNVPFRAPSSGYIGNRGGRALYTADALRDDLATNMRHTVRWFDALSVMVEMGAKVFVEAPPGQVLTDILRDQYPEAAALAASTLPFERLAPTLRRRLESAV
- a CDS encoding alpha-ketoglutarate-dependent dioxygenase AlkB family protein — encoded protein: MSADLFDDLPIPDVAWFPDWLSADAARQLLARIVAEVSWQQDSMFTPAGKVPLPRLTAWQGEPDAVYVYSGIRNEPSAWTPAVAELKAAVEATCGAPFNSVLLNRYRSGADSMGWHADREPELGKEPVIASVSLGSTRRFDLQHNKTRVVQSYPLKGGSLFVMRGRTQAEWRHRVPKEPKVQGERVNLTFRFVTPR
- a CDS encoding metallophosphoesterase; its protein translation is MRRLSFFIRIIVIGILLHVYVGIRIIPELPVDAAVKTLCALWLVLSVLLIPVGMIARSIQRQPLGDRLAWAGLIALGLFSSLLVLTFARELFLLAVLIVHSISPQAVDPARWVVDSAIAVPLLALLSTAIGFFNARRRARVVSIDVPIDDLPDELHGFTIVQISDIHVGPTIKRGYVDAIVDAVNRLEPDLIAVTGDIVDGSVEHLADHTRPLSRLSARHGAYLVTGNHEYYSGADAWIAEFQRLGLHVLLNEHVVVEHDGAQAVIAGVTDYSAGHFDPAHESDPAAALEGAPGDVLIKVLLAHQPRSAEAAADAGFTLQLSGHTHGGQFFPWNFAVRLQQPFVAGLARLDNLWVYTSRGTGYWGPPKRLGAPSEITRLRLVGSGA